In the genome of Streptomyces sp. NBC_00190, one region contains:
- a CDS encoding condensation domain-containing protein encodes MRQFPLEMHQVAPGRVVEWRLRSTAAEESDGPGDAAGRKASFNQDKHFTVAEESRAADDPVASWIAVTFEVAGRLDEPALARALLAFVQRHEVLRCAFRRLAGELACEPFDPAELALEAEPVGAFATSELLRDFLVERFKRSIDTLSWPLFTMGAVLREDSATVYLAFDHIVCDGMSMPIVVHEVLTDYEALCRGEDSGLPPVAPSYLDFADEQRRRYLSIDAGDERLGYWKEFIERGGGFFPRFPLDLGVEPGRMYPIVNEASVLLDAGEAEVFEKTCLAVGGKPFMGVLASVAVCLREAGGPGVYRGLMPVSERGREGWADSVGWFVNTMPIEFDASPGRDFAQVMAAVRAGFTEMIGHIDVPFVRAWELLAPEEFAARSWPYPVNFFSYIDMRKCRGADRHDEWRPATHVWSARANGACSWFQRDADGMHMNSLYVDTVAARRTMGDLQEALRLKVQEIARSGGFRRPVALTPQRRPVGSPLDVAAYARRG; translated from the coding sequence ATGCGGCAATTTCCTCTGGAAATGCACCAAGTGGCACCTGGTCGGGTGGTCGAGTGGCGGTTGCGGTCCACGGCGGCGGAGGAGAGCGACGGCCCGGGTGACGCGGCGGGCAGGAAGGCGTCCTTCAACCAGGACAAGCACTTCACCGTCGCCGAGGAGAGCCGGGCCGCCGACGACCCCGTCGCGTCGTGGATCGCGGTCACCTTCGAAGTGGCCGGGCGGCTGGACGAACCGGCCCTGGCCCGCGCCCTGCTGGCCTTCGTCCAGCGGCACGAGGTGCTGAGGTGCGCGTTCCGGAGGCTGGCCGGGGAACTGGCCTGTGAGCCCTTTGACCCGGCCGAACTCGCCCTCGAGGCCGAGCCCGTGGGCGCCTTCGCGACCTCCGAGCTCCTGCGGGACTTCCTCGTCGAGCGGTTCAAGCGGAGCATCGACACCCTGTCCTGGCCGCTGTTCACCATGGGCGCGGTCCTGCGCGAGGACTCCGCGACGGTCTATCTCGCCTTCGACCACATCGTGTGCGACGGCATGTCGATGCCGATCGTCGTCCACGAGGTGCTGACCGACTACGAGGCCCTGTGCCGCGGTGAGGACAGCGGGCTGCCGCCGGTCGCCCCCAGCTACCTCGACTTCGCCGACGAGCAGCGGCGCCGCTACCTCTCCATCGACGCCGGCGACGAACGCCTGGGCTACTGGAAGGAGTTCATCGAGCGCGGCGGCGGGTTCTTCCCCCGCTTCCCGCTCGACCTCGGGGTGGAACCGGGCCGGATGTACCCGATCGTCAACGAAGCCTCCGTGCTGCTGGACGCGGGTGAGGCGGAGGTGTTCGAGAAGACCTGCCTGGCGGTCGGCGGCAAGCCGTTCATGGGGGTGCTCGCCTCCGTCGCGGTGTGCCTGCGCGAGGCGGGCGGCCCCGGCGTCTACCGGGGCCTGATGCCGGTCAGCGAGCGCGGCCGGGAAGGCTGGGCGGACTCGGTGGGATGGTTCGTCAACACCATGCCCATCGAGTTCGACGCCTCTCCCGGCCGGGACTTCGCGCAGGTCATGGCCGCGGTCCGGGCCGGATTCACCGAGATGATCGGCCATATCGACGTGCCGTTCGTCCGCGCGTGGGAGCTGCTGGCGCCCGAGGAGTTCGCCGCCCGCTCGTGGCCCTACCCGGTGAACTTCTTCTCGTACATCGACATGCGCAAGTGCCGGGGCGCCGACCGCCACGACGAGTGGCGGCCCGCCACCCACGTGTGGTCTGCGCGGGCCAACGGAGCCTGCTCGTGGTTCCAGCGGGACGCCGACGGAATGCACATGAACTCCCTGTACGTGGACACCGTCGCGGCCCGCCGCACCATGGGCGACCTGCAGGAGGCGCTGCGTCTGAAGGTCCAGGAGATCGCCCGCTCGGGCGGGTTCCGCCGGCCCGTCGCGCTGACCCCGCAGCGCCGGCCCGTCGGGTCACCGCTCGACGTGGCCGCGTACGCCCGGCGCGGCTGA
- a CDS encoding ABC transporter ATP-binding protein, which translates to MNTDQPTYEELRTQALAAAAPRTTGAGTAIACDRLVRIFSTDGVEVQALQGLELTVAQGDLVALVGASGSGKSTLLNILAGLDVPTAGTATVGGYDLLEMSAKDRLRYRREAVGFVWQQTARNLLPFLTAAQNIALPMQLRGRASRGAAARRAGRVRDLLEALEIPDLAGRRPAELSGGQQQRVAIAVAMANDPAVLLADEPTGELDSETGAAIFEAFRTVNRELGATVVIVTHDPLVAGEVRRTVAIRDGRTSSEVLRRTVTDEHGAESVSEREYVMLDRTGRVQLPQKFLEALGMEQRVAVDLAADHIEVRRDDADADGDADGDDA; encoded by the coding sequence GTGAACACCGACCAGCCGACCTACGAAGAGCTGCGCACGCAGGCCCTGGCCGCCGCCGCGCCCCGTACGACCGGGGCGGGCACGGCCATCGCCTGCGACCGCCTGGTGCGCATCTTCAGCACCGACGGGGTCGAGGTACAGGCCTTGCAGGGGCTCGAACTGACCGTGGCCCAGGGTGACCTGGTGGCCCTGGTCGGTGCCTCCGGCAGCGGCAAGTCCACCCTGCTGAACATCCTGGCCGGACTGGACGTCCCCACGGCGGGCACCGCCACCGTCGGGGGCTACGACCTGCTGGAAATGTCCGCGAAGGACCGGCTGCGCTACCGGCGGGAGGCGGTGGGCTTCGTCTGGCAGCAGACCGCCCGCAATCTGCTGCCCTTCCTGACCGCGGCCCAGAACATCGCCCTCCCCATGCAGCTGAGGGGCCGCGCCTCCCGGGGCGCCGCCGCGCGCCGCGCGGGCCGCGTCCGCGACCTCCTCGAAGCGCTGGAGATCCCCGACCTGGCGGGCCGCCGGCCGGCCGAGCTCTCCGGCGGGCAGCAGCAGCGGGTGGCGATCGCCGTGGCCATGGCCAACGATCCCGCGGTCCTGCTCGCCGACGAGCCCACCGGAGAACTCGACTCCGAGACCGGCGCCGCCATCTTCGAGGCCTTCCGCACCGTCAACCGCGAGCTGGGCGCCACCGTGGTCATCGTGACCCACGACCCGCTCGTCGCGGGCGAGGTCCGCCGCACCGTGGCCATCCGCGACGGCCGCACCAGCAGCGAGGTCCTGCGCCGCACGGTCACCGACGAGCACGGCGCGGAGTCGGTGAGCGAGCGCGAGTACGTGATGCTGGACCGCACCGGCCGCGTGCAGCTCCCGCAGAAGTTCCTGGAGGCCCTGGGCATGGAGCAGCGCGTGGCCGTCGACCTCGCCGCCGACCACATCGAGGTGCGCCGCGACGACGCGGACGCGGACGGGGACGCGGACGGGGACGACGCCTGA